One segment of Colias croceus chromosome 15, ilColCroc2.1 DNA contains the following:
- the LOC123698106 gene encoding SET domain-containing protein SmydA-8 isoform X1 — MTEKHCDILHNDKFGRYLVANKDLDAGELIFTNTPFVFGPKQDSPPLCLGCFCPVDNTMCSRCGWPICSEACEKAPQHKIECDVFSAVKVRFQPVDDWTVPSPQLDCITPLRMLIAKEQDPDRWQRELEVMETHTKERKNRPTWEAEQTNVVNFLLNHCKLGARFSSELVEKVCGILAVNAVEIPSRGGFSSHAVYPFLAITAHSCVSNIVHTILYDDYRVQVRAAVPIKAGDILYLSYTHALAPTITRREYLLESKFFNCECQRCADPTELGTHLSTLKCSKCDNGVIMSNNSLDNDAEWNCTDKKCGFKTSGAAMRKMLAVIQAEVDLLDSLEPGPQAIEQREAFINKYKSVFHPRHSVLLSVKYTLAELYGRVEGYTIDELPDLMLERKVEMCRLVLKTLDIILPGESRMRGMMLYELHAPLMYLARNEFSAGIIAQEQLKEKLQEPLQCLAEAARILQREDPQSPEGIIGNIAYQSMEQLKLSLDTL; from the exons atgacGGAAAAACATTGCGATATTCTCCATAATGATAAATTCGGTCGATATCTTGTTGCTAATAAAGATTTAGATGCCGGCGAATTAATTTTTACCAATACACCTTTCGTTTTCGGACCGAAACAAG ACTCTCCGCCTCTATGCCTTGGCTGTTTCTGCCCCGTGGATAACACCATGTGCTCCCGCTGCGGCTGGCCGATATGCAGCGAAGCTTGCGAGAAGGCACCACAGCATAAGATAGAATGCGACGTCTTCTCTGCTGTTAAAGTCAGATTCCAACCTGTAGATGACTGGACTGTGCCCTCGCCGCAACTTGATTGTATTACGCCTTTAAG GATGCTTATAGCAAAAGAACAAGACCCAGACCGCTGGCAACGCGAGCTCGAAGTTATGGAGACTCACACTAAAGAACGGAAGAACAGACCTACTTGGGAAGCTGAACAGACCAATGTCGTCAATTTCCTGCTAAACCATTGCAAACTTGGAGCAAGATTTAGTAGTGAATTAGTTGAAAAAGTTTGCGGTATACTAGCg GTGAATGCTGTAGAAATTCCATCAAGAGGCGGTTTTAGTTCACACGCTGTATATCCATTTCTGGCCATCACTGCCCACAGCTGCGTTTCTAATATTGTGCATACGATATTATATGATGATTATCG agtaCAAGTTCGTGCAGCTGTACCTATCAAAGCAGGGGATATTTTATACCTAAGTTACACACACGCGTTGGCTCCGACGATCACTAGACGGGAATATCTCCTCGAGTCCAAGTTCTTTAACTGTGAATGTCAGAGATGTGCAGATCCAACTGAACTTGGGACTCATCTGAGCACGTTGAAATGCAGCAAATGTGATAATGGCGTCATAATGTCTAATAATTCATTAG ACAATGATGCTGAATGGAATTGCACGGATAAGAAATGCGGTTTCAAAACGAGTGGTGCTGCCATGCGCAAGATGTTAGCAGTTATTCAAGCAGAAGTCGATCTACTCGACTCCTTAGAACCGGGCCCACAAGCTATCGAACAAAGGGaagcatttataaataag TACAAGTCGGTGTTCCACCCTCGTCATTCTGTGTTGCTATCTGTAAAGTACACACTAGCGGAATTATACGGGCGGGTAGAAGGCTACACTATCGACGAGTTGCCAGATTTGATGCTCGAACGAAAAGTAGAAATGTGTCGACTGGTCCTGAAGACTCTCGACATAATTTTACCCGGAGAAAGTCGTATGAGAG GTATGATGTTATACGAACTGCACGCCCCGCTCATGTACTTAGCGAGGAATGAATTCAGTGCTGGGATCATAGCGCAAGAACAACTCAAAGAAAAGTTACAAGAGCCATTGCAGTGTTTGGCTGAAGCTGCGAGAATTCTACAAAGAGAGGATCCACAAAGCCCCGAAGGAATTATTGGGAATATAGCGTATCAATCAATGGAACAGTTAAAACTTAGCTTAGATACCTTGTAA
- the LOC123698112 gene encoding zinc finger CCHC domain-containing protein 9-like → MTRFARAKGSKASNLKDPEDSTPWEVMKEQLVKAKKESEESKKREEAEQQRINNYENFLKERRVEKRKAEWCDFPETKKTQNESKPSPEKKKKLKINNNVNNSETVNPEVSSDNSKKKNKKKNKQKNKTGQNNTDNVENADSSQSLINGTDGQKSSNNNDTSEPNDKFNKKPNNSEMPQPEQVGKNKKKKNKNNFGATENNTVENKSNQTNTQNNQQQQHMQAKKKIKMGDGPVRRKEITERSFKLIINGKDIELVRFDGFPIMKRDADRLQELKNSMIKKGIPKSEVQRTMKLERRRAEKALARLKRDVCYNCRKGGHNLSDCPDLRSNIPGVDSADGVCFKCGSTEHRQNECKVQRDKEFRFATCFICREPGHLARQCPDNPKGLYPNGGSCKLCGDVTHLRKDCPTVSEQKESTSIKLSTLDTSDNIEDIGQSVKSTVSTEPSKKPKKVKF, encoded by the exons atgaCGCGGTTTGCTCGAGCTAAAGGCTCAAAGGCTTCTAACCTTAAAGATCCTGAAGACAGTACACCATGGGAAGTAATGAAAGAACAGCTGGTTAAAGCGAAAAAAGAAAGCGAAGAATCAAAAAAGCGAGAAGAG GCAGAGCAgcaaagaataaataattatgaaaacttCCTTAAAGAACGAAGAGTTGAAAAACGAAAGGCTGAATGGTGTGATTTCCCAGAAACAAAGAAAACACAAAATGAAAGTAAACCTAGTCctgaaaagaaaaagaaattgaAAATCAACAACAATGTTAATAATTCAGAAACAGTCAACCCAGAAGTTTCGTCTGATAATTCTAAAAAGaagaataaaaagaaaaataaacaaaagaatAAGACTGGACAAAATAACACAGACAATGTAGAAAATGCAGATTCCTCACAAAGTTTAATTAATGGTACTGATGGTCAAAAATCGTCAAATAACAATGATACAAGTGAGCCAAatgataaatttaacaaaaagcCTAATAATTCTGAAATGCCTCAACCAGAGCAAGTAGGTaagaataagaaaaagaaaaataaaaataattttggtgCCACAGAAAACAACACTGTAGAGAACAAATCAAATCAAACTAACACTCAAAACAATCAACAGCAGCAGCATATGCAAGCaaagaaaaagataaaaatggGAGATGGGCCTGTAAGAAGAAAAGAGATAACTGAACGTAGTTTCAAACTCATAATTAACGGCAAAGACATTGAGTTAGTTAGATTTGATGGTTTTCCAATCATGAAGAGAGATGCAGACAGGCTGCAAGAATTGAAGAATAGCATGATTAAAAAAGGCATACCTAAAAGTGAAGTTCAAAGGACTATGAAATTGGAGCGAAGACGGGCTGAGAAAGCATTGGCGAGATTGAAAAGGGATGTATGCTACAACTGTAGGAAAGGAGGCCATAATCTGTCAGACTGTCCAGATCTTAGGTCCAATATACCGGGAGTGGACTCGGCTGATGGGGTTTGCTTCAAATGTGGTTCAACTGAACACAGGCAAAATGAATGTAAAGTACAGAGGGATAAGGAATTCAGATTCGCCACTTGCTTCATTTGTAGAGAACCT GGTCACTTAGCAAGGCAATGTCCAGACAATCCCAAGGGTCTCTATCCAAACGGGGGAAGCTGTAAGCTCTGTGGTGATGTCACACATTTGAGGAAGGATTGTCCAACA gtgTCCGAGCAAAAGGAAAGTACTTCAATAAAACTGTCCACTTTAGATACATCAGACAATATTGAGGACATAGGACAGTCTGTAAAATCTACGGTCTCTACAGAACCTTCCAAAAAACCTAAGAAAGTTAAGTTTTAG
- the LOC123698106 gene encoding SET domain-containing protein SmydA-8 isoform X2, translating to MCSRCGWPICSEACEKAPQHKIECDVFSAVKVRFQPVDDWTVPSPQLDCITPLRMLIAKEQDPDRWQRELEVMETHTKERKNRPTWEAEQTNVVNFLLNHCKLGARFSSELVEKVCGILAVNAVEIPSRGGFSSHAVYPFLAITAHSCVSNIVHTILYDDYRVQVRAAVPIKAGDILYLSYTHALAPTITRREYLLESKFFNCECQRCADPTELGTHLSTLKCSKCDNGVIMSNNSLDNDAEWNCTDKKCGFKTSGAAMRKMLAVIQAEVDLLDSLEPGPQAIEQREAFINKYKSVFHPRHSVLLSVKYTLAELYGRVEGYTIDELPDLMLERKVEMCRLVLKTLDIILPGESRMRGMMLYELHAPLMYLARNEFSAGIIAQEQLKEKLQEPLQCLAEAARILQREDPQSPEGIIGNIAYQSMEQLKLSLDTL from the exons ATGTGCTCCCGCTGCGGCTGGCCGATATGCAGCGAAGCTTGCGAGAAGGCACCACAGCATAAGATAGAATGCGACGTCTTCTCTGCTGTTAAAGTCAGATTCCAACCTGTAGATGACTGGACTGTGCCCTCGCCGCAACTTGATTGTATTACGCCTTTAAG GATGCTTATAGCAAAAGAACAAGACCCAGACCGCTGGCAACGCGAGCTCGAAGTTATGGAGACTCACACTAAAGAACGGAAGAACAGACCTACTTGGGAAGCTGAACAGACCAATGTCGTCAATTTCCTGCTAAACCATTGCAAACTTGGAGCAAGATTTAGTAGTGAATTAGTTGAAAAAGTTTGCGGTATACTAGCg GTGAATGCTGTAGAAATTCCATCAAGAGGCGGTTTTAGTTCACACGCTGTATATCCATTTCTGGCCATCACTGCCCACAGCTGCGTTTCTAATATTGTGCATACGATATTATATGATGATTATCG agtaCAAGTTCGTGCAGCTGTACCTATCAAAGCAGGGGATATTTTATACCTAAGTTACACACACGCGTTGGCTCCGACGATCACTAGACGGGAATATCTCCTCGAGTCCAAGTTCTTTAACTGTGAATGTCAGAGATGTGCAGATCCAACTGAACTTGGGACTCATCTGAGCACGTTGAAATGCAGCAAATGTGATAATGGCGTCATAATGTCTAATAATTCATTAG ACAATGATGCTGAATGGAATTGCACGGATAAGAAATGCGGTTTCAAAACGAGTGGTGCTGCCATGCGCAAGATGTTAGCAGTTATTCAAGCAGAAGTCGATCTACTCGACTCCTTAGAACCGGGCCCACAAGCTATCGAACAAAGGGaagcatttataaataag TACAAGTCGGTGTTCCACCCTCGTCATTCTGTGTTGCTATCTGTAAAGTACACACTAGCGGAATTATACGGGCGGGTAGAAGGCTACACTATCGACGAGTTGCCAGATTTGATGCTCGAACGAAAAGTAGAAATGTGTCGACTGGTCCTGAAGACTCTCGACATAATTTTACCCGGAGAAAGTCGTATGAGAG GTATGATGTTATACGAACTGCACGCCCCGCTCATGTACTTAGCGAGGAATGAATTCAGTGCTGGGATCATAGCGCAAGAACAACTCAAAGAAAAGTTACAAGAGCCATTGCAGTGTTTGGCTGAAGCTGCGAGAATTCTACAAAGAGAGGATCCACAAAGCCCCGAAGGAATTATTGGGAATATAGCGTATCAATCAATGGAACAGTTAAAACTTAGCTTAGATACCTTGTAA